The following proteins are co-located in the Conyzicola lurida genome:
- the pknB gene encoding Stk1 family PASTA domain-containing Ser/Thr kinase, whose product MTEGVAQSVRLLAGRYQVGDLLGRGGMADVHVGTDSRLGRRVAIKLLKPTLATEPAFRSRFRREAQEAAKMAHPTIVRIFDAGEETITDETGAEIQLPFIIMEFVDGRLLKDLIAEGPIDPAEAVRIISQVLTALEYSHRAGVVHRDVKPGNIMVTANGGVKVMDFGIARAISDSSASIAETSTIVGTAQYFSPEQARGEAVDARTDLYSTGIVLFEMLTGRAPFIGENPVAVAYQHVNQQPLPPSAWTPRVSPALDAVVLRAMAKDRFERFQTAGEFRIDAETAAAGAIPVKKTAHAGEFNSTLFGVNPNSSTGPEATFRQLNVDQNDRIPRTQSRPPVAWIWGGITVLVVMIVALGVWVHDITSTSTSYTQNVAISVPDIVGKSYEEGAALLTDGKLVPSRIDEPSSDFAAGVVIRTDPESGVTVAPDQDITVYVSSGARAIGVPAIVGVAESDAAAALVAAGLTVGSSTQDYSPTVAKGAVISADPAPGTELPEGTAVTLVISNGMVNVPDVTRQTIAAAQPTLEALQLTVQYESDYGCSGNSISGQSIVGDQPQKSTITLRNCARP is encoded by the coding sequence GTGACAGAAGGCGTTGCTCAGAGCGTGCGCCTGCTTGCCGGCAGGTACCAGGTTGGCGACCTTCTCGGACGCGGCGGCATGGCCGACGTCCACGTCGGAACCGACTCCCGCCTGGGCCGCCGCGTCGCGATCAAGCTGCTCAAGCCGACCCTCGCGACCGAACCCGCCTTCCGCAGCCGCTTCCGCCGCGAGGCGCAGGAGGCCGCGAAGATGGCACACCCCACCATCGTGCGCATCTTCGACGCGGGCGAGGAGACGATCACCGACGAGACCGGCGCCGAGATCCAGCTGCCGTTCATCATCATGGAGTTCGTCGACGGCCGTCTGCTCAAGGACCTCATCGCCGAGGGCCCGATCGACCCCGCCGAAGCCGTGCGCATCATCTCGCAGGTGCTCACCGCGCTCGAGTACTCGCACCGTGCCGGCGTCGTCCACCGCGACGTGAAGCCCGGCAACATCATGGTGACCGCCAACGGCGGCGTGAAGGTCATGGACTTCGGCATCGCCCGCGCCATCTCCGACTCGTCGGCGAGCATCGCCGAGACCAGCACCATCGTCGGCACCGCCCAGTACTTCTCCCCCGAGCAGGCCCGCGGCGAAGCGGTCGACGCGCGCACCGACCTCTACTCCACCGGCATCGTGCTCTTCGAGATGCTCACCGGGCGCGCACCGTTCATCGGCGAGAACCCGGTCGCGGTCGCGTACCAGCACGTCAACCAGCAGCCCCTGCCGCCGAGCGCGTGGACCCCGCGGGTCTCGCCCGCCCTCGACGCCGTCGTGCTGCGCGCCATGGCGAAGGACCGCTTCGAGCGCTTCCAGACCGCCGGCGAGTTCCGTATCGACGCCGAGACCGCGGCAGCGGGCGCGATCCCCGTCAAGAAGACCGCCCACGCGGGCGAATTCAACTCCACACTGTTCGGGGTCAACCCGAACTCGTCCACCGGGCCCGAGGCCACGTTCCGACAGCTGAACGTCGACCAGAACGACCGCATCCCGCGCACGCAGAGCCGGCCTCCCGTCGCCTGGATCTGGGGCGGCATCACCGTGCTCGTCGTGATGATCGTCGCGCTCGGAGTCTGGGTGCACGACATCACGTCGACTTCCACGAGCTACACGCAGAACGTGGCGATCTCCGTTCCCGACATCGTGGGCAAGAGCTACGAAGAAGGAGCGGCCTTGCTGACCGACGGCAAGCTCGTCCCGTCGCGCATCGACGAACCCAGCAGCGACTTCGCGGCCGGGGTGGTCATCCGCACCGATCCCGAGTCCGGCGTCACCGTGGCTCCCGACCAGGACATCACCGTCTACGTCTCGAGCGGCGCGCGGGCGATCGGCGTCCCGGCGATCGTCGGCGTCGCCGAGTCCGACGCCGCGGCGGCGCTCGTGGCCGCCGGACTCACCGTCGGCTCGTCCACCCAGGACTACTCGCCCACCGTCGCGAAGGGCGCGGTCATCTCCGCCGACCCCGCGCCCGGCACCGAGCTCCCCGAGGGCACCGCCGTCACTCTGGTCATCTCCAACGGCATGGTGAACGTCCCCGACGTGACCCGGCAGACCATCGCCGCCGCACAACCGACTCTCGAGGCTCTGCAGCTGACCGTTCAGTACGAGTCCGACTACGGCTGCAGCGGCAACTCGATCTCGGGCCAGTCGATCGTCGGCGACCAGCCGCAGAAGAGCACCATCACGCTGCGCAACTGCGCCCGCCCGTAA
- a CDS encoding anthranilate synthase component II: MTRILVIDNYDSFVYTLNGYLLQLGAETDVVRNDAFSVDDAAGYIADYDAVLLSPGPGTPAAAGVSIPIVKAVMETGQPLFGVCLGHQAIAEAMGATVTHADELMHGKTSLIEHDDSGFYDGVPQPFRATRYHSLAIVDDTVPSELVVTSRTAGGVIMGVRHTELPIFGVQFHPESVLTEGGYRMVGNWLATAGLPEAAEAAKGLTPLVTLA; the protein is encoded by the coding sequence ATGACCAGAATCCTCGTGATCGACAACTACGACAGCTTCGTCTACACGTTGAACGGGTACCTGCTGCAGCTGGGCGCCGAGACCGACGTCGTACGCAACGATGCCTTCAGTGTGGATGACGCGGCCGGCTACATTGCCGACTACGACGCCGTGCTGCTCTCACCGGGCCCCGGAACACCGGCGGCCGCGGGGGTCTCGATCCCGATTGTGAAGGCCGTGATGGAGACCGGGCAGCCGCTCTTCGGCGTGTGCCTCGGACATCAGGCGATCGCCGAGGCCATGGGCGCGACCGTGACCCACGCCGACGAGCTGATGCACGGCAAGACCTCCCTCATCGAGCACGACGACAGCGGCTTCTACGACGGAGTGCCGCAGCCGTTCCGCGCGACGCGGTACCACTCGCTGGCGATCGTCGACGACACGGTGCCGAGCGAGCTCGTGGTGACCTCGCGCACGGCGGGCGGCGTCATCATGGGCGTGCGTCACACCGAGCTGCCGATCTTCGGCGTGCAGTTCCACCCGGAGTCCGTGCTCACCGAGGGCGGCTACCGCATGGTGGGCAACTGGCTCGCCACAGCCGGACTGCCGGAGGCCGCCGAAGCCGCCAAGGGACTCACACCCCTGGTGACGCTGGCCTGA
- a CDS encoding class E sortase, translating to MSEIEGAGADAPLLRPRRRRRRLSVIGVLGELLMTAGVLVLLFLGWQVWLNDIIVGAEQTSAANELAEQWESSPATEPAATSTPSPTATADPAATPVPDPTATGAPGSAAEPVVLATPDPAESFANIIVPRFGADYRRSIAQGVGGDVINDRKAGVGHYPDTQMPGEVGNFAVAAHRTTYGAPFHDINTLVVGDSIFVETQDGWYKYVYRGTEYVRPTGVGVLDEVPQMAGMASTDRIITMTSCHPYYSAAERIIAYGVFDSWYPRADGPPAEIATLVKAGGN from the coding sequence ATGAGCGAGATCGAGGGGGCGGGGGCCGACGCGCCGTTGCTGCGCCCTCGCCGCCGACGTCGCCGCCTGAGCGTGATCGGCGTCCTCGGCGAATTGCTCATGACCGCAGGCGTGTTGGTCCTGCTGTTCCTCGGCTGGCAGGTCTGGCTCAACGACATCATCGTCGGGGCGGAGCAGACCTCGGCCGCGAACGAGCTGGCCGAGCAGTGGGAGAGCTCTCCGGCGACCGAGCCGGCCGCGACATCCACCCCCTCGCCCACGGCGACGGCAGACCCGGCGGCGACGCCCGTCCCGGACCCGACGGCGACCGGCGCTCCCGGCTCCGCAGCCGAGCCCGTCGTCCTCGCGACGCCCGACCCCGCGGAGAGTTTCGCGAACATCATCGTGCCGCGGTTCGGCGCCGACTACCGCCGCTCGATTGCCCAGGGCGTCGGCGGCGACGTGATCAACGACCGTAAGGCCGGCGTCGGCCACTACCCCGACACCCAGATGCCCGGCGAGGTGGGAAACTTCGCCGTCGCGGCGCACCGCACCACCTACGGTGCACCGTTCCACGACATCAACACCCTGGTCGTCGGCGACAGCATCTTCGTCGAGACCCAGGACGGCTGGTACAAATACGTCTACCGCGGCACCGAGTACGTGCGACCCACGGGAGTCGGGGTGCTCGACGAGGTACCGCAGATGGCCGGCATGGCGTCGACGGACCGCATCATCACGATGACCAGCTGCCACCCGTATTATTCTGCGGCCGAGCGGATCATCGCGTACGGTGTTTTCGACAGCTGGTATCCCCGTGCAGACGGGCCGCCGGCCGAAATCGCGACACTCGTAAAGGCCGGAGGCAACTGA
- a CDS encoding cell division protein CrgA produces the protein MARSERTKSDRPVEARPGEQAPNPVWFKPIMFGFMLIGLIWIIVFYVSGATQLPIPDLGSGNILVGFGIMFVGFLMTTRWR, from the coding sequence ATGGCCCGCAGTGAACGAACCAAGTCCGACCGCCCCGTCGAGGCACGCCCCGGCGAGCAGGCCCCGAACCCGGTGTGGTTCAAGCCGATCATGTTCGGATTTATGCTGATCGGCCTGATCTGGATCATCGTCTTCTACGTCAGCGGCGCCACTCAGCTGCCCATCCCCGACCTCGGCTCCGGCAACATCCTGGTCGGCTTCGGCATCATGTTCGTCGGCTTCCTCATGACGACCCGCTGGCGCTGA